Proteins encoded within one genomic window of Ignavibacteriota bacterium:
- a CDS encoding uroporphyrinogen-III synthase, with protein MKRTTLDGLRVIITRPEGQGARTAEAVSSAGGIPVLLPMIRILPPGSFVACDEALLHRTGYHGMVFASTNAVHAFFRRAKALGIPANAWRNVGAFAVGPKTADALNDYGITARAVPAAATGAALGALLGSMDIRGKRFLLPRGDRGREEIADALAAAGAEIVPVVVYRTAGPDAATASALREVLRPATPKALLFASPSAVEECCGIFAAGELEHFLHGCVVAVIGSTTGAAAARCGVPVHGIAATPSDEGLVEALVAYVATAAGR; from the coding sequence ATGAAGCGAACAACCCTTGATGGCCTGAGGGTCATCATCACGCGCCCGGAAGGCCAGGGCGCACGGACCGCGGAAGCGGTCAGCAGTGCCGGCGGGATCCCTGTGCTTCTGCCGATGATCCGTATCCTTCCGCCCGGGAGCTTCGTGGCGTGTGATGAAGCACTGCTGCATCGGACCGGGTATCACGGTATGGTGTTCGCCAGCACGAATGCCGTCCATGCATTTTTTCGGAGAGCGAAGGCGCTGGGCATACCCGCCAACGCGTGGCGGAATGTCGGGGCGTTTGCCGTCGGCCCGAAGACCGCCGATGCTCTGAACGACTACGGGATCACCGCCCGTGCGGTCCCCGCCGCCGCCACCGGTGCCGCACTCGGAGCATTGCTCGGATCCATGGATATCCGCGGGAAACGCTTCCTGCTTCCGCGGGGCGACCGCGGACGGGAAGAGATCGCCGATGCCCTCGCAGCGGCAGGAGCGGAGATCGTACCCGTCGTCGTGTATCGTACGGCGGGTCCCGATGCGGCCACTGCGTCGGCCTTGCGCGAGGTTCTCCGCCCGGCGACCCCCAAGGCGCTCCTCTTCGCGAGTCCTTCTGCCGTGGAGGAATGTTGCGGGATCTTTGCCGCCGGGGAGCTCGAACACTTCCTGCACGGCTGTGTGGTGGCGGTGATAGGGTCGACCACCGGTGCGGCGGCGGCCCGTTGCGGTGTGCCTGTGCACGGTATCGCCGCGACGCCGAGCGATGAGGGACTGGTCGAGGCGCTCGTGGCATACGTTGCCACCGCCGCCGGCAGGTAA
- the hemH gene encoding ferrochelatase, producing the protein MTPSTRTAIVLLQLGGPDALGAVEPFLYNLFCDPDIIDLPLAFLFRKPLARLISGKRAPKVQEYYRNIGGRSPILRLTQRQANALAARTGMPVYVAMRYWHPMTDEAIARLMKDGIERVVLLPLYPHFSKSTTGSAVNEWNRICARVGYAPEVSVVEEYCEHPLLIRALVNNIGIALRRVPEADRKNVHIVFSAHGTPMKLVREGDPYQGQVVRTYEAVVREGKFGIPHHLCYQSKVGPQKWLEPSLLQTLDRLADEGATHVIVVPVAFVSDHSETLWEINIEVRRHARSRGIQYYDMMPALNTNPSFIGALAELAQAQLT; encoded by the coding sequence ATGACCCCGTCCACCCGCACCGCCATCGTTCTCCTTCAGCTCGGCGGACCCGATGCCCTCGGGGCCGTCGAGCCGTTCCTGTATAACCTCTTTTGCGATCCGGACATCATCGATCTGCCCCTCGCGTTCCTGTTCCGAAAGCCTCTCGCACGATTGATCTCTGGCAAGCGTGCCCCGAAAGTGCAGGAGTACTACCGGAACATCGGCGGACGATCGCCGATCCTCCGGCTGACCCAGCGTCAGGCCAATGCGCTTGCTGCCCGTACCGGGATGCCGGTGTATGTCGCGATGCGGTACTGGCATCCTATGACCGATGAAGCCATTGCACGCCTCATGAAGGATGGGATCGAACGCGTGGTGCTCCTGCCGCTCTACCCCCACTTTTCGAAGAGCACGACGGGCTCTGCCGTCAACGAGTGGAACCGGATCTGCGCCCGCGTGGGATATGCGCCAGAGGTCTCGGTGGTCGAGGAGTACTGCGAACATCCGCTCCTGATCCGGGCGCTGGTGAACAATATCGGGATCGCTCTCCGGCGCGTCCCGGAGGCGGACCGGAAGAATGTCCACATCGTGTTCAGCGCACACGGCACACCGATGAAACTTGTACGGGAGGGGGATCCGTATCAGGGACAGGTGGTGCGGACCTATGAAGCGGTGGTCCGGGAAGGGAAGTTCGGCATCCCCCATCACCTCTGCTATCAGAGCAAGGTGGGCCCGCAGAAATGGCTGGAGCCCTCGCTGCTGCAGACGTTGGACCGGCTGGCGGACGAAGGCGCCACGCACGTGATCGTTGTACCGGTGGCGTTCGTGTCCGACCACAGCGAAACGCTGTGGGAGATCAACATCGAAGTGCGGCGTCATGCGCGGTCGCGCGGGATCCAATACTATGACATGATGCCGGCACTCAATACCAATCCATCATTCATCGGTGCGCTGGCCGAACTGGCACAGGCGCAACTCACATGA
- a CDS encoding uroporphyrinogen decarboxylase, translating into MATLQNDLFLRACRRQHVERTPVWMMRQAGRYLPQYRAVRAKSDFLTMVRTPELAAEVTIQPVDLIGVDAAILFSDILVIPEAMGMHLVMEEARGPRFPMPIRSAGQVDALPVVDPDRDLRYVTDAASLVKRQLQGRVPLIGFSGAPWTLAAYMVEGGGTKNFSVIKKMMLDEPATLMALLEKLSVSVRNYLEAQIAAGVDAVQIFDTWGGILAPDHFRKFSLEWIADIVARMHRGGVPVIVFSKGIHGTLKELSTIGADVVGVDWTVDIGEARELVGDRVALQGNLDPAYLYAAPERIRHEVGSILKKYGDGPGHIFNLGHGILPDVPPDHARAMVRAVQELSPAFHRRG; encoded by the coding sequence ATGGCTACTCTACAGAACGATCTTTTCCTCCGCGCATGCAGGCGCCAGCATGTTGAACGAACGCCGGTCTGGATGATGCGCCAGGCCGGGCGCTACCTGCCCCAGTACCGTGCCGTGCGAGCGAAGTCGGATTTCCTCACGATGGTGCGGACACCGGAACTGGCGGCCGAAGTGACCATCCAGCCCGTGGACCTCATCGGTGTCGATGCCGCGATCCTCTTTTCCGATATCCTCGTGATCCCGGAAGCGATGGGCATGCACCTGGTCATGGAAGAGGCCCGCGGCCCACGCTTCCCGATGCCCATCCGTTCGGCCGGCCAGGTGGATGCGTTGCCGGTGGTCGATCCCGACAGGGACCTCCGGTACGTCACCGATGCGGCGTCGCTCGTCAAGCGGCAACTCCAGGGGCGCGTGCCGCTGATCGGGTTCTCGGGGGCACCCTGGACACTGGCTGCATATATGGTCGAAGGTGGCGGGACGAAGAACTTCAGCGTGATCAAGAAGATGATGCTGGATGAGCCCGCGACACTCATGGCGTTGCTGGAGAAGCTCTCGGTCTCCGTGCGCAACTACCTCGAAGCACAGATCGCGGCAGGGGTCGACGCGGTACAGATCTTCGATACATGGGGCGGCATCCTCGCTCCTGACCATTTCAGGAAGTTCTCGCTCGAATGGATCGCAGACATCGTTGCCCGGATGCACCGCGGCGGCGTTCCGGTGATCGTCTTCTCGAAGGGGATCCATGGGACGCTGAAGGAACTTTCGACCATCGGGGCTGATGTCGTCGGCGTCGATTGGACGGTCGATATCGGTGAGGCGCGTGAGCTCGTCGGTGACCGTGTCGCGCTGCAGGGGAACCTGGACCCGGCGTACCTGTACGCCGCGCCCGAACGGATACGCCACGAGGTCGGATCGATCCTCAAGAAGTACGGCGATGGGCCCGGACACATCTTCAACCTGGGCCATGGCATCCTGCCGGATGTTCCTCCGGACCACGCCCGCGCGATGGTGCGCGCCGTCCAGGAATTGAGCCCGGCCTTCCACCGGCGGGGTTGA